CAATATCTTAAGATGGATCGCTCATTTTTCGTATGATTGTGTTATAGCTCATTTTTATGGACGGACAAGCACAGCTAACAAGGAATGTAATTTATCAAACATAGACAGATTGGCGGCTACAGAAAATATGTTAGTTTCAAACAGTCGATCAGAAAGACAAATCATTAAACAAGACGGTAATACGATGCGTTAGATGGAGCAGTTGACAATAACACAAGATAACATATAATGCCAGACTTGGTAGATCCTCATAAGATAACAGACAAACATCATTGCAATTATTTATTAGTATCTATTAAAATTCCTCTTGATCGAACTCATCATCATCACTCACCAGTACTACCCTGGACCTTTTTCTTGGGGCAGTCGGCAGGCCAGTGATCTAGAAAGCCGCCACAGTGATCACAACACATCTTAACAATATAATCTTTTTGATCACTAAAAGGATCGAAAGAAGCCCACTCATGTCCCTTTGGTAAAGGATCGTCAGGACCGTATTCTGGTTCAGGGAAAGAATCCCACTCCCAAGGAAAATCACCCTCTTCAGCAGCAAGTTCTGAACGTCACCCACAACAAACAACAAGGTTAAAACATAGAGGAAAAGTTGATGATCCTAATAACGAAATCAGATGCATTGTTAACTTGAAATAAATTACCAACATGAAAAAAGATACATACTTTGGAGAGAAACATTGTAAGACTTGGCCATCCGGTCGTCTTCAGAGAGCTTTAGATCCTCGCGAGTAAGATGCACGCTGTCTAACCAATCATCTGGTATTTCGTTTATTACGGATTCTGGTAAGTGGTCTAATAATCTTGTGGTATCTCATCGGTGACAATCATCTCCGATTTCTCGTCTGTCATGGCTGCCTTCGTTTAGGTTCGATTTGATTGTTATTTCGATGGTGCATGGATTCGCGTTTAGATATATATATAGATCACGATTTGGGGTTTGGGCCGGGTATTTTCTTCTTTTCCTTCTGTTAGATAAGGCGTCGTTTGTAACCAAAAAATAGAAAGATAAGGCTTTGGAGGGAAAGAAGACTTAGAACAGTGAACTTTCATTCTTCAGAAATCCAAATTTTCTTTTACTATGCATTTAATACGATAGCATAGCAACTGAGAAGTCATAATGTTGAACAGGGTCCTCTAGAGTTCAAGAAAAACACTATCTACAGTCTTGAGCAACTCCAGTTCATCTCCACTTGCAATGCCAGAATCAATATAACACAACTGAAGCAAAATCAATGCATCAGGCCTGATTCTAAATAGCAATATAACCAAAGCAACTGTTATGTCTCATTAGCCGTTACCTGGTACTGTGGCTTTCTCAGTGTGTGAACCCCTCTTTTTATAAACTTCTGCCATCCTCTCTTTTCCCTCAGTGATCTTTCCAGCTCTGCTGTCCTCTGTAATCATGTTGCAGACAAGTCAAAAGTGATTAAGATGTTTAGTGATCAGATTTAAAACATACAAGCTAACCGTAAGATGCCACATAGATTTCATAGGAATAGAAGATTACGTGACCAGGGTCCAAAATTAAGAGAGTATGTTGTTGCATCCCGTTATGTTGATTTTTGACTTGAATCCCAACAATGGTTCTCGAATGCCCATCATGTTGAAAGTACAAGGGTCTGCTCAAAGAACTCTATGAATTAGGACACAACATAAAACATGTTCATCAAACAATAAATCACAGGGATAGAGAAACTCACGTTTTGTTACTAATTATCACTCGGTGATTTCCGTTTCTGCTAACGTTGCCATCATTAAAGTAATTCCAGATCCAATCCATGAGAACCTGATGACCCTTGCTTTTCCTTGAAAACTTATTTTCCGAATTATAATCACATTTCCTACCCCAAGAGTCACCTCCTTTCTGGCTAGTAGAACAACTTGATTTTTCACAGCAACTCGAACTCGCTTGGTTAATATCATGACTCCTTCCGGGAAGATATCTATCCATTGGTCCACGAACCTGAATTGCTTTCCTCTTTCCACCATTATGTATTCTCTTGACCTCATCCCCAAGACTTGAACCAGGAAGAGAAAGATAATATGGTTCAAGTTCTTTGGGACCAAAATCCACTATCCTTGCTCGCAGCCCAAAAGAACGGAAAAGGGCAGCACATTCAGTTGTTCCAATCCATCTTCTCAAGCCATAAATTTTGTTATTAAAGTGATCAGACCCAGCTACATCAAATCCCTTTCCCCAAGCTATCTCAAGCCATCTTTGGAGTGATGGGATATCA
Above is a window of Fragaria vesca subsp. vesca linkage group LG7, FraVesHawaii_1.0, whole genome shotgun sequence DNA encoding:
- the LOC101308528 gene encoding uncharacterized protein LOC101308528, whose protein sequence is MDDYSSCCPFCSLTIPSSQLERHANSHFEAEDEQLAMDLEFAHQLALAPSSPPSMLLNNQTIRDLPFVRSDGQCGMEEGISSLVALQTRTTFYEIEGGVTALLRGCLELEPRNTTTILCGYTDHIQSIRSEDSGWGCGWRNIQMLSSHLLMQRQETRDVLFGGAGFVPDIPSLQRWLEIAWGKGFDVAGSDHFNNKIYGLRRWIGTTECAALFRSFGLRARIVDFGPKELEPYYLSLPGSSLGDEVKRIHNGGKRKAIQVRGPMDRYLPGRSHDINQASSSCCEKSSCSTSQKGGDSWGRKCDYNSENKFSRKSKGHQVLMDWIWNYFNDGNVSRNGNHRVIISNKTPLYFQHDGHSRTIVGIQVKNQHNGMQQHTLLILDPGHRTAELERSLREKRGWQKFIKRGVHTLRKPQYQLCYIDSGIASGDELELLKTVDSVFLEL